The following are from one region of the Halogeometricum sp. S3BR5-2 genome:
- a CDS encoding DsrE/DsrF/DrsH-like family protein, translated as MSTDTSDTSDTQEIAESVDATGDRSAAELAAEVEELREELADLKADVADDGTSMVIVSTKGTLDMAYPPLILASTAAAFGWDVTVFHTFWGLDILHEEKSKNLKLSAVGNPSMPMPNAIASLPGMDSMATKMMNKKIADNGTATIEELIDVSLDQGVDLQACQMTVELMDYDEEEFYDGVTTGVGAATALQRMADADVQLLV; from the coding sequence ATGAGTACGGACACCTCCGACACCTCGGACACGCAGGAAATCGCCGAATCGGTCGACGCGACCGGAGACCGCTCCGCGGCGGAACTCGCCGCCGAGGTCGAAGAGCTACGCGAGGAACTCGCGGACCTGAAGGCCGACGTCGCCGACGACGGGACGTCCATGGTCATCGTGTCGACGAAGGGGACGCTCGACATGGCGTACCCGCCGCTCATCCTCGCCTCGACGGCCGCGGCCTTCGGCTGGGACGTCACGGTGTTCCACACGTTCTGGGGGCTGGACATCCTCCACGAGGAGAAGTCGAAGAACCTCAAGCTCTCGGCGGTCGGGAACCCGAGCATGCCGATGCCGAACGCCATCGCGTCGCTCCCCGGCATGGACTCGATGGCGACGAAGATGATGAACAAGAAGATAGCCGACAACGGGACGGCGACCATCGAGGAACTCATCGACGTGTCGCTCGACCAGGGCGTCGACCTGCAGGCCTGTCAGATGACCGTCGAACTGATGGACTACGACGAGGAGGAGTTCTACGACGGCGTCACGACGGGCGTCGGCGCCGCGACGGCGCTCCAGCGCATGGCCGACGCCGACGTGCAACTCCTCGTCTGA
- a CDS encoding DUF302 domain-containing protein — protein sequence MSYTTRKQVDGQFDDVVDRTVGALEDEGFGVLCDVDVQATFAEKLDEEFRRYRILGACNPQLAFEGLQEEIELGALLPCNVVVYEGDDGSVTVSAVDPGRLVGMADNSDLDSIAEDVSERFERVFDAL from the coding sequence ATGAGTTACACGACGCGGAAACAGGTAGACGGACAGTTCGACGACGTCGTCGACCGGACGGTCGGAGCGCTCGAAGACGAAGGGTTCGGCGTCCTCTGCGACGTCGACGTGCAGGCGACGTTCGCGGAGAAACTCGACGAGGAGTTCCGTCGGTACCGGATCCTCGGCGCGTGCAATCCGCAACTGGCCTTCGAGGGTCTCCAAGAGGAAATCGAACTCGGGGCGCTCCTCCCGTGCAACGTCGTCGTCTACGAGGGAGACGACGGGTCGGTCACGGTGAGCGCGGTCGACCCCGGTCGACTCGTCGGGATGGCCGACAACTCCGACCTCGATTCGATCGCCGAAGACGTCTCCGAGCGGTTCGAGCGCGTGTTCGACGCCCTATGA
- a CDS encoding DUF2270 domain-containing protein yields the protein MGRGFFEESSAPGSAMAHLYRGEIHRMKLWRERLDRTSNWAVTLIAAILTYAFSSATRPHYVILVGIVMVTVFLVIEARRYRGYDMWRSRVRLLQRNVFAYSLDPSQGIEDQNWRPRLSRDYREPRTKISYEEAIAHRLRRVYLPLFTVLLAAWAFRISVTPDVGSAWPASASVGVLPGVAVAALVGVFYAVLLGITFRPRAWQATGELRRSDVGAWDDIE from the coding sequence ATGGGTCGGGGGTTCTTCGAGGAGTCGAGCGCCCCCGGGTCGGCGATGGCGCACCTCTACCGGGGAGAGATCCACCGGATGAAACTGTGGCGCGAGCGCCTCGACCGCACCTCGAACTGGGCGGTGACGCTCATCGCCGCCATCCTCACGTACGCGTTCTCCAGCGCGACCCGCCCGCACTACGTCATCCTCGTCGGTATCGTGATGGTGACGGTGTTCCTCGTCATCGAAGCCCGACGATACCGGGGGTACGACATGTGGCGGTCGCGGGTTCGACTGCTCCAGCGGAACGTGTTCGCGTACTCGCTGGACCCCTCGCAGGGAATCGAGGACCAGAACTGGCGCCCGCGCCTCTCGCGGGACTACCGCGAACCCCGCACGAAAATCTCCTACGAGGAGGCCATCGCCCACCGACTGCGCCGGGTGTACCTCCCGCTCTTCACCGTGCTCCTCGCCGCGTGGGCGTTCCGCATCTCCGTGACGCCCGACGTCGGAAGCGCGTGGCCCGCGAGCGCGTCGGTCGGCGTCCTGCCCGGTGTCGCCGTCGCCGCCCTCGTCGGCGTGTTCTACGCGGTGCTCCTGGGCATCACGTTCCGCCCCCGCGCCTGGCAGGCGACCGGAGAGCTTCGACGGAGCGACGTCGGCGCGTGGGACGACATCGAGTGA
- a CDS encoding VIT1/CCC1 transporter family protein, whose amino-acid sequence MPDEDSVARYRRNRQDEVDSAAVYRAMAEAESHPQVAEVYRRLAETETRHAEFWTERLDEAGVNEPAPGPTARARALAWLARRVGPGVVLSTMRAGEVAGGRGYATQPETRGTELSAEEHSHDRLLAAIAEVPGRGVEGGVLARLEGRHRATSGNALRAAVLGANDGLVSNLSLVMGVAGAALESGTILVTGLAGLIAGAGSMAMGEWLSVQSSRELYQRQIDIEAAELAEIPEEEERELALIYEAKGLPREQAESLAARLVGDEEMALDTLAREELGIDPEELGGSAWEAAAASFVLFALGAIVPVLPFFLFGGVAAIGASLTLSALALFAIGAGITLLTGRSVLYSGFRQVGIGLAAAVLTYGVGTLIGVAVVG is encoded by the coding sequence ATGCCGGACGAAGATTCGGTCGCGCGTTACCGCCGAAATCGACAGGACGAGGTCGACAGCGCGGCGGTCTATCGCGCGATGGCGGAGGCGGAGTCACACCCGCAGGTCGCCGAAGTGTACCGCCGGTTGGCCGAGACGGAGACGCGACACGCCGAGTTCTGGACGGAGCGGCTCGACGAGGCCGGAGTGAACGAACCGGCCCCCGGACCGACCGCGCGGGCGAGAGCGCTGGCGTGGCTCGCGCGACGCGTCGGTCCCGGCGTCGTGCTCTCGACGATGCGAGCGGGCGAAGTCGCCGGCGGTCGAGGGTACGCGACGCAGCCCGAGACGCGGGGGACCGAACTGTCAGCGGAGGAGCACTCTCACGACCGGCTGTTGGCGGCGATAGCGGAGGTTCCGGGGCGAGGGGTCGAAGGCGGCGTCTTGGCCCGACTGGAGGGGCGTCACCGCGCGACGAGCGGCAACGCGCTCCGCGCCGCGGTGCTCGGTGCGAACGACGGTCTCGTCTCGAATCTCAGCCTGGTGATGGGCGTCGCGGGAGCGGCGCTCGAATCGGGGACGATACTGGTCACGGGGCTCGCCGGACTCATCGCGGGCGCGGGTTCGATGGCGATGGGCGAGTGGCTCTCGGTTCAGAGCTCTCGCGAACTCTACCAGCGTCAGATCGATATCGAGGCGGCGGAGCTCGCCGAGATCCCCGAGGAGGAAGAACGGGAGTTGGCGCTCATCTACGAGGCGAAAGGACTTCCGAGGGAACAGGCCGAATCGCTGGCGGCGCGACTCGTCGGGGACGAGGAGATGGCGCTCGACACGCTCGCTCGCGAGGAACTCGGTATCGACCCCGAGGAACTCGGCGGCTCGGCGTGGGAAGCGGCCGCCGCGTCGTTCGTCCTGTTCGCACTCGGTGCGATCGTCCCCGTGCTTCCGTTCTTCCTCTTCGGCGGCGTCGCCGCGATCGGAGCGAGCCTGACGCTGAGCGCGCTCGCGCTCTTCGCGATCGGCGCCGGAATCACGCTTCTGACGGGACGAAGCGTCCTGTACTCGGGGTTCAGGCAGGTCGGCATCGGACTCGCCGCGGCGGTGCTCACGTACGGCGTCGGCACGCTCATCGGGGTGGCCGTGGTCGGATAA
- a CDS encoding NOP5/NOP56 family protein, translated as MNDGAPSARAGWFEGIDPGDVDSASEAITDGEAEAPRDWPAVAVESGFADSEAEYYERLREATLNATREEVRERERADDKQLVHAVRAMDDAERTANELAERLSEWAGTLFEDADVGVDGARAVADREPETPLEERVVSFAGRIADLADERDDLRAFVESRAPAVAPNLAEMAGPVLAARLVALAGGLESLAKKPSGTVQVLGAEDALFAHLKGRASSPKHGIIYVHDYVRGTHPDHRGSAARAFAGKLTIAARIDHYSGELKPEVHEELRERMETIRAREVDE; from the coding sequence ATGAACGACGGAGCGCCCTCGGCGCGCGCGGGTTGGTTCGAGGGCATCGACCCCGGCGACGTGGACAGTGCGAGCGAGGCGATAACCGACGGCGAGGCCGAGGCGCCGCGGGACTGGCCCGCGGTCGCGGTCGAGTCGGGATTCGCCGACTCGGAGGCGGAGTACTACGAACGGCTTCGCGAGGCGACGCTGAACGCCACGAGGGAGGAAGTCCGCGAACGGGAACGAGCCGACGACAAGCAGTTGGTCCACGCCGTCCGCGCGATGGACGACGCCGAACGGACCGCGAACGAACTCGCGGAACGACTCTCCGAGTGGGCCGGAACGCTGTTCGAGGACGCCGACGTCGGCGTCGACGGCGCCCGCGCGGTGGCCGACAGGGAGCCGGAGACCCCCCTGGAAGAGCGCGTCGTCTCCTTCGCCGGGCGCATCGCGGACCTCGCGGACGAACGCGACGACTTGCGGGCGTTCGTCGAGTCGCGGGCGCCGGCCGTCGCGCCGAACCTCGCGGAGATGGCCGGCCCCGTCCTCGCGGCCCGCCTCGTCGCCCTCGCGGGCGGCCTCGAATCGCTGGCCAAGAAGCCCTCCGGGACCGTGCAGGTGCTCGGCGCGGAGGACGCCCTGTTCGCGCACCTGAAGGGGCGTGCGTCCTCCCCGAAGCATGGTATCATCTACGTCCACGACTACGTGCGCGGTACCCATCCCGACCACCGCGGGTCCGCCGCGCGCGCGTTCGCCGGCAAACTGACCATCGCCGCCCGAATCGACCACTACTCCGGGGAGCTGAAACCGGAGGTACACGAGGAGTTGCGCGAACGGATGGAGACGATTCGGGCGCGGGAGGTGGACGAGTGA
- a CDS encoding fibrillarin-like rRNA/tRNA 2'-O-methyltransferase, producing MTDIPEGVERRAFDGRERLATRGETVYGEPRDEEGWRAWDAGRSKLGAMLELGMDTGLVGGESVLYLGAASGTTVSHVADFAGPTYAVEFAARPVRDLLGVAEDRENLFPLLKDARKPETYAHVVESDLDCIVQDVATRGQADVAVRNRRFLGDDGRLLAAVKARSEDVVADPEDVFEAFLEDLRESYEVLETERLDRFHEDHLGVVARPK from the coding sequence GTGACCGACATACCCGAGGGCGTCGAGCGCCGCGCGTTCGACGGCCGCGAGCGACTCGCCACGCGGGGGGAGACGGTGTACGGCGAACCCCGCGACGAGGAGGGGTGGCGCGCGTGGGACGCCGGCCGGTCGAAACTCGGCGCGATGCTCGAACTCGGAATGGACACCGGTCTCGTCGGCGGCGAGTCGGTGCTGTATCTCGGTGCGGCGTCGGGCACCACCGTCTCGCACGTCGCCGACTTCGCGGGTCCGACGTACGCCGTCGAGTTCGCGGCGCGACCGGTCCGCGACCTCCTCGGCGTCGCCGAGGACAGGGAGAACCTCTTTCCCCTCCTGAAGGACGCGCGGAAACCCGAGACGTACGCCCACGTCGTCGAATCGGACCTCGACTGCATCGTGCAGGACGTGGCGACGCGCGGGCAGGCCGACGTGGCGGTGCGCAACCGGCGGTTCCTCGGCGACGACGGCCGCCTCCTCGCGGCCGTGAAGGCGCGGAGCGAGGACGTGGTGGCCGACCCCGAGGACGTGTTCGAGGCGTTCCTCGAGGACCTGCGGGAGTCCTACGAAGTGCTGGAGACGGAGCGATTGGACCGCTTCCACGAGGACCA